From a single Bacillus pumilus genomic region:
- a CDS encoding class II fructose-bisphosphate aldolase — protein sequence MPLLSTTPMLEVAKKEKYGIVAFNVHSFDSIYWVLETAAELKSPVILQTTVGTVQSLGAKAIADTVKAAADQYQIPIGLHLDHCTDFDVILTCIRAGYTSVMIDASMHSYEENVRRTKEVVDLALKVGVNVEAELGKVGGVEDDIVVDEKDAEKAIPSECRQFVEETGVPTLAPAIGTAHGIYKGVPDIDFDRIEQIAALIDVPLVLHGGSAVPDEDVRRCVALGMAKVNVSTELKNAYSEAIRDHFSNEPESLDPRMYLQKAKQAAKDMVQSKIQIVGSEGKAQPLYQ from the coding sequence ATGCCTTTACTTTCAACAACACCGATGCTTGAGGTTGCAAAAAAAGAAAAATACGGAATTGTTGCATTCAATGTACATTCCTTTGACAGTATTTATTGGGTGCTCGAAACCGCCGCAGAATTAAAGTCACCTGTCATTTTACAAACAACGGTTGGAACGGTTCAATCTCTTGGGGCAAAAGCGATTGCAGATACCGTCAAGGCAGCAGCTGATCAATATCAAATCCCCATCGGTCTGCACCTTGATCACTGCACGGACTTTGATGTCATTCTCACCTGTATACGAGCGGGATATACATCTGTTATGATCGATGCATCCATGCATTCATATGAAGAAAATGTACGCCGTACAAAAGAAGTCGTGGACCTCGCATTAAAAGTAGGAGTAAATGTCGAAGCAGAATTAGGCAAGGTAGGCGGTGTCGAAGATGATATTGTCGTCGATGAAAAAGACGCTGAAAAAGCCATTCCATCAGAATGTCGTCAATTTGTAGAAGAAACTGGGGTACCGACTTTAGCACCTGCTATTGGTACTGCTCACGGCATTTATAAAGGAGTACCGGATATTGACTTTGACCGCATTGAACAAATTGCAGCGCTGATCGATGTTCCACTTGTATTGCACGGTGGTTCCGCTGTACCGGATGAAGACGTCAGACGATGTGTGGCACTTGGTATGGCAAAGGTCAATGTCTCAACTGAATTGAAAAATGCGTACTCTGAAGCCATCCGTGATCATTTCTCAAACGAACCGGAAAGCTTAGATCCACGTATGTATTTACAAAAAGCAAAACAAGCAGCAAAAGATATGGTCCAATCGAAAATACAGATCGTAGGCAGTGAAGGTAAAGCCCAACCGTTATATCAATAA
- a CDS encoding PTS sugar transporter subunit IIA, which translates to MMEHIYMNLHETASSQAGVFTAIADIAYKAGICTSPEDVKKGLAEREALSTTGFQDGFAIPHTQTEAITKPALVIVRTETGIEWDAFDGKPCFFFLSLLIPKNEAGTTHLKALSALSRGLMDEAKRQKLLETRTNEDMLTVLKSDILTREDV; encoded by the coding sequence ATGATGGAACATATTTATATGAATCTTCATGAAACCGCGTCGTCACAAGCTGGCGTTTTCACAGCCATTGCTGACATTGCCTACAAAGCAGGCATTTGCACATCACCAGAAGATGTCAAAAAAGGCTTAGCTGAAAGGGAAGCACTAAGCACAACTGGATTTCAAGATGGATTTGCCATTCCGCATACACAAACAGAAGCCATCACAAAACCAGCGCTCGTGATCGTCCGCACGGAAACAGGCATTGAATGGGATGCTTTTGATGGGAAGCCTTGCTTTTTCTTCTTATCCTTATTGATCCCAAAAAATGAAGCAGGAACCACTCATTTAAAAGCACTTTCTGCTCTTTCAAGAGGTTTAATGGATGAAGCGAAACGACAAAAGCTGCTGGAAACAAGAACAAATGAAGACATGCTGACTGTATTAAAATCAGATATTTTAACAAGAGAGGATGTTTGA